In Candidatus Bathyarchaeota archaeon, a genomic segment contains:
- a CDS encoding carboxypeptidase regulatory-like domain-containing protein produces the protein MYKKPASFLTFFLLFFILQSSSISAHTTLGKISGSPPFFRVDDHELNPSNSFGTAHVPGPLAYLWPGSGVKTYLNNLNLPPGYQSPFETFESPTQLATCSYSPEGAILASTIDQDSVGDFIIAINFSQPKAFITPENLTPTFRFKNISIYIPAPIVDKNGELLQDGFEPFGRINWMEGDSSNIVTTLTDDYGRILVTKADMNDPFAPGWWLIRIEASGKGLEFTPEREWSEWYYIRINQIKAPSIAGKYLFKIFLGDIYPIKSQSSSSLISNAMPIENWPIVLVKGDQNPGIIYGTIKHGGKCDSKLYGLPIQLPGVVRAVGVTAEGRHVEARGYFNASAKGHFEIEGVAPGTYTIYASAAGYPEQKVAEGIKIEKAQSLNLDIYLNPGTQVSGTIFSKTPSGLTPWRTQLPISIAIYNSDNYLESNIECFSPLNLTHAPYTSYVKGNVIFGSSGLAAPNKPKLVAFPWEGPVSYYTYTSPSPFNDPFGVFNGVGPAQAWWVDPKGNLDSVTELGSGINFFRFQFGQEGFYGVPTKLSGMVPQVFATWIDGLKPGGYFIRAFVTGYIQSDVSGTFKDVYFYIDEDLSDISIQMDLFISSVINVTVHFHSTPGSIIDEAIGGPDPGRILITEVLSEDYSLSAFNFTYVPSTSSQISILINGIGMAGSMPYPDPRAGVKYSLFKYRGLRDYGLHPGSYMLRVYMRGYIQAESPALNLEDLDQPLRFSTSLSGEVYLSTHMYKGGGINVTVNSIDWQKPPIAIQWAWDKAPVSILVYDLASKSFSDAIYFWDSINHVWRLPIANSMYSTIPWLNWRLTFGSKASMLITNGSTILERIGPDLPLRFSPSPDKSLITNIFIQQLAHAGFLYSSMIYRDLSFKSTVAFYPGFYAITCWSYGYVQEGVRSIGDLGKEIVYVKMGSISDLNIKLIKGVEFDVTIVFRKEGVLTSLPYNMSMRLRIYDDNDMLVAAASTSLDAGAALSIGNAGFFADGKKISLSGGSTPPIPAGTQIVEYKRLAGLFSYSDPSLTEALRRLTRFSFDHGVWGNSIQPLGGSYNGNWKIVIELVNWYYSSKFYPPTPALLQGETHLTQLTFLLPYNHLGPFELKEPITIPNAMLGEEKSIIVGLDQRGYLNGLITFLNVYGESRVASWVLIEAKTENEIYSIFSWDGRFEMYLPAGTYTINIIEEGLRPESIVINVSEGSEIYYYFLLKPVEFNIPEFNLNRELIVLAFSTLIFMSFIKKLNKKKN, from the coding sequence GGTTAAAACATATTTAAACAATTTAAATCTTCCACCTGGGTATCAATCTCCATTTGAAACATTCGAGTCTCCTACCCAATTAGCCACATGCTCTTACTCGCCTGAAGGAGCTATTTTAGCTTCAACTATAGATCAAGACAGCGTTGGAGATTTTATAATAGCTATAAACTTTTCTCAGCCTAAAGCTTTTATTACACCAGAAAACCTAACGCCTACCTTCCGTTTTAAAAACATATCTATATATATTCCTGCTCCAATTGTTGATAAGAATGGGGAGCTTCTTCAAGATGGTTTTGAGCCTTTCGGTAGAATAAACTGGATGGAAGGCGATAGCTCAAATATAGTAACAACTTTAACAGATGACTATGGACGTATATTAGTTACTAAAGCTGATATGAATGATCCCTTTGCTCCAGGATGGTGGCTTATAAGGATAGAAGCTTCAGGAAAAGGTTTAGAATTCACTCCTGAACGAGAATGGAGTGAATGGTATTATATTAGAATAAACCAAATTAAAGCTCCTTCGATAGCTGGAAAATACCTTTTTAAAATTTTCCTTGGAGATATTTATCCCATAAAAAGCCAAAGCAGCAGCTCATTAATAAGCAACGCTATGCCTATAGAAAATTGGCCTATAGTGCTTGTTAAAGGGGATCAAAACCCAGGTATAATCTATGGCACAATCAAACATGGTGGTAAATGCGATTCAAAGCTCTACGGATTACCGATTCAATTACCAGGCGTTGTTAGGGCTGTAGGCGTTACGGCTGAGGGTAGGCATGTTGAAGCTAGAGGATACTTTAACGCATCTGCTAAAGGGCACTTCGAGATTGAAGGTGTAGCCCCAGGCACTTACACCATTTACGCTAGCGCAGCAGGATACCCAGAACAAAAAGTAGCTGAAGGAATAAAAATTGAAAAAGCTCAATCCTTAAACCTAGATATATACTTGAATCCTGGAACTCAAGTTTCTGGAACAATTTTTTCTAAAACCCCTTCAGGCTTAACTCCTTGGCGAACTCAACTTCCCATAAGCATAGCCATATATAACAGCGATAATTATTTGGAATCAAATATCGAATGTTTTTCGCCATTAAATCTTACGCATGCACCTTATACAAGCTATGTTAAAGGTAACGTCATTTTTGGTTCAAGCGGGTTAGCTGCACCGAATAAACCTAAATTAGTTGCTTTCCCATGGGAAGGCCCGGTAAGCTATTATACCTATACTTCTCCCTCTCCTTTCAACGATCCATTTGGTGTTTTTAATGGTGTTGGTCCAGCGCAAGCATGGTGGGTTGACCCTAAAGGTAATTTAGATTCAGTTACAGAGTTAGGTTCAGGAATTAATTTTTTCAGGTTTCAATTTGGTCAAGAAGGTTTTTATGGTGTTCCAACAAAGCTTAGCGGTATGGTTCCGCAAGTTTTCGCGACTTGGATAGATGGATTAAAACCTGGAGGCTACTTCATTAGAGCTTTTGTAACCGGTTATATTCAATCCGATGTTTCAGGAACATTTAAAGATGTTTACTTTTATATTGATGAAGATTTAAGCGATATTTCAATTCAAATGGATCTCTTCATTTCAAGCGTTATAAACGTTACTGTTCATTTTCATTCTACCCCCGGATCAATTATTGATGAAGCTATTGGTGGCCCAGATCCTGGAAGGATTCTTATAACTGAGGTTTTAAGTGAAGATTATTCTTTATCAGCTTTTAATTTTACATATGTTCCATCAACTTCCTCGCAAATTTCAATTCTTATTAACGGTATTGGAATGGCAGGTTCTATGCCTTACCCTGATCCAAGAGCTGGCGTTAAATACTCCTTATTTAAGTATCGTGGGTTAAGAGATTATGGGTTACATCCAGGTTCTTATATGCTTAGAGTTTATATGAGAGGTTATATTCAAGCTGAGTCTCCAGCCTTAAATCTTGAAGATTTAGATCAACCATTAAGATTTTCTACATCTTTAAGCGGAGAAGTTTATTTAAGCACCCACATGTATAAAGGAGGGGGAATAAACGTCACAGTAAACTCTATAGATTGGCAAAAACCACCTATAGCTATTCAATGGGCGTGGGATAAAGCGCCTGTATCTATATTAGTTTACGATTTAGCTTCAAAAAGCTTTTCAGATGCAATATACTTCTGGGATTCAATTAATCATGTATGGAGGCTTCCAATAGCAAACTCTATGTATTCAACTATTCCATGGCTTAATTGGCGGTTAACATTTGGTTCTAAAGCAAGCATGCTTATAACAAACGGTTCAACAATTCTAGAGAGAATTGGTCCAGACTTACCTTTAAGATTTTCTCCATCTCCAGATAAAAGTTTAATAACAAATATTTTCATTCAACAATTAGCTCATGCAGGTTTCTTATATAGCTCAATGATTTATAGAGATTTAAGTTTTAAATCTACTGTAGCGTTTTATCCCGGCTTCTATGCTATAACATGCTGGTCATACGGTTATGTACAGGAAGGAGTGCGTTCAATCGGAGATTTAGGTAAGGAAATTGTTTATGTAAAAATGGGAAGCATTTCAGATCTTAATATAAAATTAATTAAAGGAGTAGAATTTGATGTTACAATAGTTTTTAGAAAAGAAGGTGTTTTAACATCTTTACCATACAACATGTCTATGAGACTCAGAATATATGATGATAATGATATGCTTGTGGCGGCTGCTTCAACTTCGCTTGATGCTGGGGCCGCTTTATCAATTGGTAATGCAGGATTCTTTGCTGATGGTAAAAAAATCAGTTTATCCGGCGGCTCTACACCCCCCATACCTGCTGGCACTCAAATAGTTGAATATAAACGTTTAGCAGGATTATTTAGTTATTCTGACCCAAGTTTAACTGAAGCTTTAAGACGTTTAACTCGTTTCTCATTTGATCATGGAGTTTGGGGAAATTCCATTCAACCTTTAGGCGGTTCATATAATGGAAATTGGAAAATTGTTATTGAGCTTGTAAACTGGTATTATTCATCAAAATTTTATCCTCCAACACCAGCTTTGCTTCAAGGTGAAACCCACTTAACCCAATTAACGTTTCTCCTTCCATACAATCATTTAGGACCATTTGAGTTAAAGGAGCCTATAACAATACCTAACGCTATGCTTGGTGAAGAAAAATCAATAATTGTAGGTTTAGATCAAAGAGGCTACTTAAATGGTTTGATAACATTTCTTAATGTTTATGGTGAGAGCAGGGTTGCAAGTTGGGTTTTAATCGAAGCTAAAACAGAAAATGAAATTTATAGCATATTTAGTTGGGATGGAAGATTTGAAATGTATCTTCCTGCTGGAACATATACAATTAACATAATAGAAGAAGGGTTGAGACCTGAATCAATAGTTATAAATGTTTCAGAAGGATCGGAAATATACTATTACTTTTTATTAAAGCCTGTTGAATTTAATATTCCAGAGTTCAATTTAAACCGTGAATTAATTGTTTTAGCATTCTCAACCTTAATATTCATGAGTTTTATTAAAAAATTAAACAAAAAGAAAAACTAG
- a CDS encoding MFS transporter: MKLKGKEAYVSIFLLGIVSLMGDIVYEGARGVIPDYLKFLGVSAFIVGFIAGFGEFLGYAVRLISGVLADATRAYWFFMFLGYGLIFSIPALGFTNAWKIVVALVLIERLGKAFRSPSRDTILSIVSKGVGAGKAFGFHEFLDQIGAVSGPIIVSALMFYSHNNYSLTFSFLLLPFLALLTALIYAYKNVKTLTFTELKTFINKENVKLEKSFHIYTLAVVLNTVGLIPASLILYKASIIVQPMNKQWVTPLIYLLIQGVDASIALLAGYSYDRFGVKTLILPFILSFFPSTLTMVNFGLNSIIVAAIFFGVVLGMQESIYRAAVSGFAPISARGKAYGIFNTAYGIGFILSGTIYGLMIDLNAPFTLIVMFAGLMQALATIILLKIH, from the coding sequence TTGAAGCTTAAAGGTAAAGAAGCTTATGTTAGCATTTTTCTTTTAGGGATTGTAAGTTTAATGGGGGATATTGTTTATGAAGGGGCGCGAGGTGTAATTCCAGATTACCTTAAGTTTCTTGGGGTTTCAGCTTTTATTGTAGGGTTTATTGCAGGGTTTGGAGAGTTTTTAGGTTATGCAGTAAGATTGATAAGCGGAGTTTTAGCGGATGCAACTCGAGCTTACTGGTTTTTCATGTTTCTAGGTTATGGTTTAATATTTTCGATTCCAGCTTTAGGATTTACTAACGCTTGGAAAATAGTTGTTGCGCTTGTTTTAATTGAAAGGCTTGGAAAAGCGTTTAGATCTCCTTCAAGAGACACTATATTATCTATTGTAAGTAAAGGTGTAGGAGCAGGTAAAGCTTTTGGGTTTCATGAGTTTTTAGATCAAATTGGAGCTGTTTCTGGACCTATTATTGTATCAGCTTTAATGTTTTACAGCCATAATAACTATAGCTTAACTTTCAGTTTTCTTTTGCTACCTTTTTTAGCTCTTTTAACAGCTTTAATTTATGCTTATAAAAATGTTAAAACTTTAACATTTACTGAGTTAAAAACCTTTATAAACAAGGAAAATGTAAAGCTTGAAAAATCTTTTCACATATATACGCTAGCAGTTGTATTAAATACTGTTGGGCTTATTCCAGCTTCTCTTATACTTTATAAAGCTTCAATTATTGTTCAACCTATGAATAAGCAATGGGTTACACCATTAATTTATTTATTGATTCAAGGAGTTGACGCTTCTATAGCTTTACTTGCAGGATACTCATATGATAGATTTGGAGTTAAAACTTTAATTTTACCATTTATTCTTTCATTTTTTCCATCAACGCTCACAATGGTTAATTTTGGGTTAAATTCTATTATAGTTGCAGCTATATTTTTTGGTGTTGTGCTTGGAATGCAAGAATCAATTTATCGAGCTGCAGTTTCAGGGTTTGCACCAATTTCAGCTAGAGGTAAAGCGTATGGAATTTTTAATACAGCTTATGGGATAGGATTTATTTTAAGTGGAACAATATATGGTTTAATGATTGATTTAAATGCGCCATTTACTTTAATAGTTATGTTTGCAGGTTTAATGCAAGCTTTAGCAACAATTATTTTATTAAAGATTCATTAA
- a CDS encoding phosphate uptake regulator PhoU — protein MRVVEKRKIQLVGKSTLTVSLPNAWVKKLDLKKGDFVSIIMENNSSLTILKSSESLEAPKTCLINSDIYQEKESIKRLIIADYVNGFDIIKVISSKRIGNNVIQAIREAESRLIGLNVVEETPSCVTLQCSINLASFPIDVVIRRLYMIFLIMLDGVIQALKDLNLELVEETKQREYEANRMYLLILRLLNEAQKIGISGVEDVLTITIVASALERMADWANKIAEEIEKIEEEGIEVSEKTKNTIENYYKRIRELSEKAIKSIMNNDANLANTLINNFKGGLDTEAYSIIRDIPTSTFEACLLGRVIWNLQRIGEIIVTIAEAAIDKAVRKEFSIIKLPEFNADLKELTI, from the coding sequence GTGAGAGTTGTGGAAAAACGCAAAATTCAGCTTGTAGGAAAATCAACTTTAACAGTTTCTTTACCAAATGCCTGGGTAAAGAAGCTTGACTTAAAAAAAGGCGATTTCGTATCAATAATCATGGAGAATAACAGTTCACTAACTATACTTAAAAGCTCCGAATCTTTAGAAGCTCCAAAAACTTGCTTAATTAATTCCGATATATATCAAGAAAAGGAATCTATTAAAAGACTCATAATAGCTGACTACGTTAATGGCTTTGATATAATTAAAGTTATCTCGAGTAAGAGAATTGGTAATAACGTCATTCAAGCAATTCGTGAAGCAGAATCTAGGTTAATAGGGTTAAATGTAGTTGAGGAAACACCCTCATGCGTAACACTTCAATGTTCTATAAACCTTGCATCATTTCCAATTGATGTAGTAATTCGCCGGCTTTACATGATATTCTTGATAATGCTGGATGGAGTGATTCAAGCTTTAAAAGATTTAAATTTAGAATTAGTTGAAGAAACTAAGCAAAGGGAATACGAAGCCAATAGAATGTATCTATTAATTTTAAGGCTTTTGAATGAAGCTCAAAAAATTGGTATAAGCGGTGTTGAAGATGTCTTAACTATAACCATAGTTGCAAGCGCTTTAGAAAGAATGGCTGATTGGGCTAATAAAATAGCTGAAGAAATTGAAAAAATAGAAGAAGAAGGCATAGAAGTAAGCGAGAAAACAAAGAATACAATAGAAAATTACTACAAGAGAATAAGGGAATTAAGCGAAAAAGCCATAAAAAGCATAATGAACAATGATGCAAATTTAGCGAATACTCTAATAAACAATTTTAAAGGAGGCTTGGATACAGAAGCTTACAGCATAATTAGAGATATCCCTACTTCAACTTTTGAGGCTTGCTTGCTAGGACGAGTGATTTGGAATTTGCAAAGAATTGGAGAAATAATCGTTACCATAGCTGAAGCAGCTATCGATAAAGCTGTAAGGAAAGAGTTCTCCATAATTAAATTACCTGAGTTTAATGCAGATTTAAAGGAATTAACCATTTGA
- a CDS encoding DedA family protein yields the protein MFKASWIKSSLFLGAIFIILGLMAIFILKVFNFNSLHFFLNVKIFVERYGFIGIFLAAILAGTIVPLGSPALVTAVASFGLHPINLALVAAVGFTIGMVINYALAYNLGERYVIKKIGVEKFKEISYLWMKRGWVLYIIFGFIPALPIEFLSFFCGLLKMRFNIFLILTFIPRFIVFIILAYFGERLGEWLKIV from the coding sequence ATGTTTAAAGCTTCATGGATTAAGTCTTCATTGTTTTTAGGGGCAATTTTTATTATTTTAGGATTAATGGCAATTTTTATTTTGAAAGTTTTTAATTTTAATAGTTTACACTTTTTCTTAAATGTGAAGATTTTTGTTGAAAGATATGGTTTTATAGGAATCTTTCTTGCAGCTATTCTTGCTGGGACAATTGTACCTTTGGGAAGCCCAGCTTTAGTTACTGCTGTGGCATCTTTTGGGCTTCACCCAATAAATCTCGCTTTAGTTGCAGCTGTTGGATTTACAATAGGTATGGTAATTAATTATGCGTTAGCTTATAATTTAGGGGAACGTTATGTTATAAAGAAAATTGGTGTAGAGAAGTTTAAGGAAATTTCATATCTTTGGATGAAGCGGGGTTGGGTTCTTTATATAATATTTGGGTTTATTCCAGCTTTACCAATAGAGTTTTTATCTTTCTTCTGCGGGCTTCTTAAAATGCGATTTAACATTTTCTTAATTTTAACTTTTATACCAAGATTTATTGTTTTCATAATTTTAGCGTATTTTGGAGAACGGTTAGGTGAATGGCTTAAAATCGTATAA